From Tachypleus tridentatus isolate NWPU-2018 chromosome 8, ASM421037v1, whole genome shotgun sequence, a single genomic window includes:
- the LOC143223612 gene encoding transgelin-2-like gives MAQNRALKSGFAAEAHKKVKQKFDSQLAGTVLQWVKEVTELDIDTNGEWNEFHKTLQDGIVLCRLINALQPETISQKKINTSKAAFKQMENIHHFLAGAQKLGVPSEEIFQTVDLWEQQNLAAVVTCLESLARKASKYGQKSIGPKESEANVREWTSEQLQAGKSIISLQYGSNKGANASGIIFGNTRHM, from the exons gttAAACAAAAATTCGATTCCCAACTAGCAGGAACAGTTCTTCAGTGGGTGAAAGAAGTTACCGAGTTGGATATTGACACAAACGGAGAATGGAATGAATTTCACAAAACCTTACAAGATGGGATAGTGCTGTGCAG ACTAATCAACGCCCTTCAGCCCGAAACAATTTCACAAAAGAAGATCAACACTAGTAAAGCAGCCTTTAAGCAAATGGAAAACATTCATCATTTCTTAGCTGGAGCGCAGAAACTGGGTGTTCCATCTGAGGAAATATTCCAAACCGTTGACTTGTGGGAGCAACAGAACCTCGCTGCTGTTGTCACGTGCCTAGAATCACTTGCGCGAAAA GCTTCCAAATATGGGCAAAAGTCCATTGGACCTAAAGAATCTGAGGCAAATGTTAGAGAATGGACGAGTGAACAACTCCAAGCTGGTAAATCAATTATTAGCCTCCAATATGGCTCTAATAAAGGAGCCAACGCCAGCGGAATCATCTTTGGTAACACACGTCACATGTGA